One Lucilia cuprina isolate Lc7/37 chromosome 4, ASM2204524v1, whole genome shotgun sequence DNA segment encodes these proteins:
- the LOC111686159 gene encoding alkaline phosphatase has product MWLIIKNLLIFVLLTSPAVNGGVFVNSVNDDHRMHPMFNFKRERLHKRAMPLLRFESSKPEEEFSDYWYEVGQDILDKQLESKTKLNTNMAKNVIMFLGDGMSIPTITAGRVYLGGEEKQFSFEKFPYIGLSKTYCANTQVADSACTATAYLGGVKANYGTLGVTAAIELNDCQGQNITEHHVNSIAAWAQAQGMATGLITTTSVTHASPAGIYAHAANRDWENDAEILKTQNDPNVCIDIATQLIHGEVGRNLNVILGGGQEHFLPRHQEPGKRLDGRNLIQEWQQMHGPNAHYVTNKNELLNLPKNTEKVMGLFAPNHVPYHLDANPESIPTLEEMVQVALQLLEKQSQGKGYFLFVEGGRIDHAHHDTLAMKALDETAEFGKAIEFARSKTSLKDTLIVVTSDHSHTMSVAGYSSRKNDIFGINNGQLALDQLPYATLSYANGPGFENNILKHSPGVKRRNLLETNMKHKNYKFPSTVPLESETHGGDDVAVFASGPFAHLFTGAYEQNFIPHAMGYASCLGSRKTACSDGLHRRRY; this is encoded by the exons atgtggttaattattaaaaatttattaatatttgtgttGTTGACATCTCCGGCAGTCAATGGTGGTG tttttgttaaCAGCGTAAATGATGATCATCGTATGCATcccatgtttaattttaaacgtGAACGTCTTCATAAAAGAGCCATGCCTCTGTTGCGTTTCGAATCGTCTAAACCCGAAGAAGAATTCTCCGATTATTGGTATGAAGTGGGTCAAGATATTTTGGACAAACAGCTGGAGAGTAAGACTAAATTGAATACGAATATGGCTAAAAATGTCATTATGTTTTTGGGTGATGGCATGTCGATACCCACAATCACGGCTGGACGTGTTTATTTGGGCGGCGAAGAGAAACAATTCTCATTTGAGAAATTCCCCTATATCGGTTTGAGTAAG ACCTATTGTGCCAATACCCAAGTAGCCGATTCTGCCTGTACAGCCACTGCCTATTTGGGTGGTGTTAAAGCTAACTACGGTACTTTGGGCGTAACAGCAGCTATCGAATTAAACGATTGTCAAGGGCAAAATATTACCGAACATCATGTGAATTCTATAGCCGCTTGGGCTCAAGCCCAAGGTATGGCCACTGGTTTAATAACCACCACCTCTGTGACTCATGCTTCTCCGGCTGGTATTTATGCTCATGCCGCCAATCGTGATTGGGAAAATGATgctgaaatattaaaaactcaaaatgaTCCTAATGTTTGCATAGATATAGCCACACAACTGATTCATGGAGAAGTGGGCcgtaatttaaatgttattttgggAGGAGGACAAGAACATTTTCTACCAAGACATCAGGAGCCCGGTAAACGTTTAGATGGTCGTAATCTTATACAAGAATGGCAGCAAATGCATGGACCTAATGCCCATTACGTTACCAATAAAAATGAACTTTTGAATTTACCCAAAAACACCGAAAAAGTTATGGGTTTATTTGCCCCCAATCATGTGCCCTATCATTTGGATGCCAATCCTGAAAGTATACCCACCTTAGAAGAAATGGTTCAAGTTGCTTTACAACTATTGGAAAAACAAAGTCAAGGTAAAGGCTATTTCCTCTTCGTTGAAGGTGGCAGAATAGATCATGCCCATCATGATACTTTGGCTATGAAAGCTTTAGATGAAACTGCTGAATTTGGCAAAGCCATTGAATTTGCCCGCTCAAAAACCAGCTTAAAAGATACCCTCATTGTGGTAACCTCCGATCATTCACACACCATGTCGGTGGCTGGTTATTCCAGTCGTAAGAATGATATTTTTGGTATTAACAATGGTCAATTGGCTTTGGATCAACTGCCTTATGCTACTCTCAGTTATGCCAATGGTCCCGGTTTTGAAAACAACATCTTAAAACATAGTCCCGGTGTTAAGCGCAGAAATCTTTTGGAAACCAAtatgaaacacaaaaattataaatttccttCTACCGTCCCCTTGGAATCGGAAACTCATGGTGGTGATGATGTAGCAGTATTTGCTAGTGGTCCTTTTGCTCATCTTTTTACCGGAGCCTATGAACAAAACTTTATACCCCATGCCATGGGTTATGCCTCGTGTTTGGGTTCTAGAAAAACTGCCTGCAGTGATGGTTTACATCGGAGGAGATATTAG